Part of the Clarias gariepinus isolate MV-2021 ecotype Netherlands chromosome 25, CGAR_prim_01v2, whole genome shotgun sequence genome is shown below.
aagtAATATCCCACAGAATCTAGGCAGCAGTTTGTTGTTGCTAAACACTCAGCGACatcataaaaaacataaaaagtatcACCAAAAATGTATCTGAACACATAACCAAGATGGATCGGGGTAAAGCACACCATGAATACAATCATGTTTGCTGTGATTATGGCGACAACACTTTTTCTGCTGTCGACAATTTCATCCTCTGAGTGCTGATGGATTTTCTTTAATGACTTTAGAATTGTCCTGATTGCTTGCGTTGAACAGGTTGTGATGATGACTATCGGCAGAAGATACCCAAGAATCTCCAAAACCAATAAGAATGCTAAGGTCATCTTTTCAGAATGTTTGCGCGAATAGCATGTCAGCAGCTGGTCTGGAAGCATATTTCTTGAAAAAATTGTGCAGATTGTTATTACTGCAAGCCAAATAAAAGCACATGTCCCGCTTGCTATCTTCTTTCTCCTGGCCTCTGAGGCCCTTGAGGTTTGGTTTTGCATAGGGAACATGACGGCCACGTAACGATGGATGCTGATGGCTGTGATTGTGAAAATGCTAACATACATATTGCAGTAATGCACACAGATCAGAAATGTACAAAACATCCCTGGGAACATGGGGCAGTAGGCCTCGTATATGCGGACGGGGAGGAAAAGGGTCAGTAAGAGGTCTGCTAGCAGGAGGTTAAGCATGTAGATGTGAGTGTCCGTCCACTGGGGGATGCGCGTGAAGCACCACAATGCTGAGGCATTCAGGACGAGGCCTAAAATGAACACAGGTGTGTAGGCCACGCGCTGGAATGTTACATGGGCCACATCAGACGCATTCGGCCCCACACTGCAGTTAAGTGCCATTGCCTAAAACAAAGGAACCAGAGATGAGAGAACGAATGAAAACAGTCTATAACCTGTCAGCTTAGTAAACATCATTGCCACCAAGTGACCAAGATAAATGTATTAAGTATCGTTGGAAACTGGGTCAGTTTTAAAGAGCTAAGAAATATATCTGCACTGTTTGgtgttttttccccacattattatttacatcAAAATACATTATAGTGACTTTCTAAGATAATATTCAGCAGCTTTTCACACCAAGGCATGCCCATTTTCTCCTCATTAACTTGTTGTTCGTACCAACTTTTAAGCCCCTCCCCATCCCCTTCTATACCATAAGCAGCAAGTGTAACATTGGAGGGAAGGACAGGTAGAAATAGTCTGCAGGGAGTAAATGTTTTGCAAATAATTGGTGCAAAAATTGGCGTGGAAACATTTGGATAGCCAAACTCAGACCCTGCTGTTGCTGAATAAGCGATAATGTTTAATTATCACAAACTTCTTGATTTTGACTGGGTCATGGGACTGAATAATTAAAAACCTCACAATACGTCTTCTCATTGAGTTACAGTCTTTTAGgattaaatacatatatttttttaactctgtAATGGTAAATGTGAATTTTACTTTAGATattaaatacatacttttttttatattaagtaaaatgtaaaagtattaCAAGAAAGTGACTGTATTACAAGAAAATGTACAATAATTACATAAGATTGATTGATAGAGACAGTTCTGCCCAGCTAAAGAGAACAGGTGCATActctaaaaaatgtatttagccacttttagttttaattaagtTGTGCAGTCAAGTGGCCAATTCAGGCATGAAAATTAATaatcatgctcccagaaccactcttgcTGAATTTGAACCGTGGAATATGGCTGTGCCATATGGAAAGTAAAAAGTTTTCCTTTTAAAACCCTGactctactgtactgtacgtttTAATTTCCCATTGTTACTCTTCATTAGCACCTGatgaatataaatttaataaatgtcttgGGAGAAAATGTGCATGTGCTCATATGAGGACATTTTAATCTTAAGAGATTAAGGGataacctgatcattcagtTCATTCAGGGCACTACTCATGTTAGGTGCATGAATTtcctttcttaccctgacgcacccatcactctggaccCATGacattcctttctttcttttctgtaactgattagtctcactaacgagTGGATTTCTTTTGGccacactactgtacatttttgctAAAAAATACTCAACTgtgcaaagaagaaaaaaaaatctggcaagaaaacagctgtaggccagaaaagaaagcagcatattatataAAGACCACTTCTcaaatgagaagaaaaaaaagcttctcGGTTTTGCATTCATGCAAAGAAAGAAGCGGTGTGACAACATCCTCAAAAGGACTGAGGCTGGTTATGCAAGATGTTTAGTAAAACTAAACTTTCTTATAAAACCACACAAATTGTACAGGATACTAAATTTAAAGGAAAGGATCGTCACATCAACAATTCACTTAGTTTCATTAATTACCGTTTACTGCTTCGCCCATGACGATACCCTTTTTATAGtagttttttaatctttaagaCATTCATGCAGTTCtttgcatgtgcctaagacttttgaaaagcaaataattttaacaaataatgtTGGCAGAGTAATAAATGCTATTAAAATGTCCTTTTGGTTATAGGTACCTGCAGTCCTGAACAGATCCATGACAAAATTGCATTGAtcaaaaaacattacaaaactaTTTCCTACACCTTGCAACCAAAGCGACTATTGCTTAATTTCTCATTTATGTTTCCTGTTACAAACCACTT
Proteins encoded:
- the LOC128512755 gene encoding G-protein coupled receptor 55-like, translating into MALNCSVGPNASDVAHVTFQRVAYTPVFILGLVLNASALWCFTRIPQWTDTHIYMLNLLLADLLLTLFLPVRIYEAYCPMFPGMFCTFLICVHYCNMYVSIFTITAISIHRYVAVMFPMQNQTSRASEARRKKIASGTCAFIWLAVITICTIFSRNMLPDQLLTCYSRKHSEKMTLAFLLVLEILGYLLPIVIITTCSTQAIRTILKSLKKIHQHSEDEIVDSRKSVVAIITANMIVFMVCFTPIHLGYVFRYIFGDTFYVFYDVAECLATTNCCLDSVGYYFLLKKIFRDKR